The following proteins come from a genomic window of Bactrocera tryoni isolate S06 chromosome 1, CSIRO_BtryS06_freeze2, whole genome shotgun sequence:
- the LOC120782238 gene encoding THO complex protein 7 produces MSDEEIIKRRLLIDGDGTGDDRRLNMLLKQFLKWTFSKNDSPENNQIIYDRLLAQMAQCEFAAAKTDYTSKMIHEELKNYAKLSDSIEKSIELARNEIEESKRELVLAKQIRKNKMEYDMLAKVIKEQPDRKDTTKQIDALKKDLSELMEKKIKLERKFQKRRNDFTLLMYSIRELQAQLEEESSSESSDDEELNVLDTMDLSDDEGIPVRAEKIELIDGKTIKKDSPTDENGSKGNMSVDEDAILELSIDKDENDVKMEETVTVP; encoded by the exons ATGTCTGACG AGGAGATTATAAAACGCCGTTTATTAATTGATGGAGATGGCACAGGCGATGACCGGCGTCTTAACATGTTACTCAAACAATTCCTCAAatggactttttccaaaaatgattCCCCAGAAAACAA TCAAATAATATACGATCGACTGCTGGCACAAATGGCACAATGTGAATTTGCGGCGGCCAAAACAGATTATACGTCTAAAATGATACATGAAGAATTGAAAAACTATGCAAAGCTCTCCGATTCCATTGAAAAGAGTATAGAGTTGGCTAGAAACGAAATTGAAGAAAGTAAACGTGAACTTGTGCTAGCAAAACAGATACGTAAGAACAAAATGGAGTACGACATGCTGGCAAAGGTGATTAAGGAGCAACCTGACCGTAAGGATACAACCAAACAAATAGATGCTCTCAAAAAAGATCTGTCCGAATTaatggaaaagaaaataaagttagAGCGTAAATTTCAAAAGCGGCGTAATGATTTTACACTGCTCATGTATTCGATACGAGAACTACAAGCACAACTAGAAGAAGAAAGCAGCAGTGAAAGTAGTGACGATGAGGAATTGAATGTCTTGGACACAATGGATCTAAGTGATGATGAGGGAATACCCGTGCGTGCAGAGAAAATAGAGTTAATTGACGGAAAAACGATAAAAAAGGATTCTCCTACAGATGAAAATGGTTCAAAAGGAAATATGTCGGTGGACGAAGACGCCATACTAGAATTAAGTATTGATAAGGACGAGAATGATGTGAAGATGGAAGAAACCGTAACAGTTCCCTAG